aaccaaatacaattttttacaatttgtagttgtaccttatgctttaatgtttgtatgtcaatgaatttcatggagttattaaaagtccatggaaaatttgaataTCTGTAGatttttatagagtttataaaagtcaatgttgaataccacttgactttttaaaactccatgaaagtctattttgaatatcacaagacttctatagagtatgcaaaagtcttgattgaatacctctagatttttaaaatctacaaaagtcattaaaaatcaataaatttccCACGTTGAATACACCTCCTTTAGTTcttttttaagagatgttttccAGGTGATTATCCCATATTATGACCGTACTATTTTTGAAAATCTCCTTATTCAAATTCCTTCATTTATtgaatactaataattttatatcaATGAGACAATGACTTATAGTTCTTCTGACACCAGGTTCGTATCTAGTTAAATCGTGACAATTTCTTTAACttaaaaaaatactaataatcTCATGACTTTATTGTAAGGTAGAAATTGGTATTTCACGTGGTGAATTTTTAGTGTTAATGGAGTTAAATAAATTGTACTCTTGTGTTTGTAGTCCACAGCATGTTTCTTTCCAGACCGAAGTGTGTCTCTCGGCCGGCTATTCCGATTCGGAATTAGGGACAAAGGAGGAAACGAGCAACGTTGTGTTATTTATAAACCGAATGTCGTTACCGGGTCCGATTTAGGAACACACAACGGCCATGGAAATTCTCAAGGGCTTTGTGTTCCTCTTCTACATCTAGTTGGGAGATTGAGTCGAAGAAGAAGCAATTCCGGAAATTAACTGTAACAATAATTCTTTTTTCGATAATAATAATgggtatgtatgtatgtatgttgcAATTTATTCGATGCCTCTAAGATCCAATAGTCCAAAGAGGGCTACGTCTTATTTTCAACTCGATCAATATATTGTATcacatgaaaaaaaataaacgGGTCCAATTAGGGTTTTGGTAAGTATGTTGCATGGATGTGGACCATGTGTTATTGCACAAAATTCTGTGATTTTTAACATGGATTTCAGCCAATATTTTTGGGGTTGGATCTCACCCTTTACTTATAAATCAACGTTTGTAGAGATAAATTGCATTAACATTAGTTTACATCAATTTGCCGTGAattaaacatgtcaaaatagACTACATTCGTCTCACCTTTTAAAATAAGTGAGTTGAGCCTAAATGACAGGCTGACCCACCGTTCCCGTCCCACCTTATGATGCATTGCGGCGGTGGCTTGCGGGCCGACTCGTCTAACACGTCCAAATacatataaaattttttaacCATCTAAAATAGATTAGTTATGTTGATAATTTCTCAACCGGTCAAAAATATGTGCGGAACATCTTCGCCCCACTAGTCCCCTTTTTCGTCTCTAGATTGAATTGAATTGAATTGACTATTTTCTTGaaatgaatatttatttttaggCATTGAGGCAAGATGAAGAATTACCATTGGTAAAATAAAACTGGGAATACGATGGATATGACTCCTATATcatttttactcaaattacactCATTTGGATTACAATCTAACAAATAAGATATTTCATCTACGAAATTGATCGATAAGACCGTTTCATAAGAGTTTTTGCataaatttaattatgatttgaatatgaatatatatatatatatatatatatatatatatatatatatatatatatatatatataaagattaaaataaaataaaacacattTTTTATGGGAAAAAATGTGGACCAGTAGTACTTGCAGGCTGCAGCGAACTAGAACCCCAACAAAGCCCTAAATCCAATTATCTCTTCTGCGCATCATCTCCGATTACTTCACTGTCACCCGCCATGGCCACCGTCGCCGCCAGGTCAGTCATGCGATTGACCGCCGAAACCTCTCGAATCGCCGCCATTAGAATCTCCGCCGGAGTAAAAGCCAAGGCTGCTCCATCGCCATTCCGAGTATCATCTAGAACACCGCTAACTGCTCGCATTTTCAGGTTTTAAATGCGTGATTTATCGATTATT
This is a stretch of genomic DNA from Primulina eburnea isolate SZY01 chromosome 11, ASM2296580v1, whole genome shotgun sequence. It encodes these proteins:
- the LOC140804555 gene encoding protein NUCLEAR FUSION DEFECTIVE 6, mitochondrial-like isoform X3; protein product: MATVAARSVMRLTAETSRIAAIRISAGVKAKAAPSPFRVSSRTPLTARIFRTPVELSGVSLLSMLPYHTATASALLKSKLSVAPHGHAWTLEDG
- the LOC140804555 gene encoding protein NUCLEAR FUSION DEFECTIVE 6, mitochondrial-like isoform X4, translated to MATVAARSVMRLTAETSRIAAIRISAGVKAKAAPSPFRVSSRTPLTARIFRTPVELSGVSLLSMLPYHTATASALLKSKLSVAPHGHAWTLEGF
- the LOC140804555 gene encoding protein NUCLEAR FUSION DEFECTIVE 6, mitochondrial-like isoform X2, producing MATVAARSVMRLTAETSRIAAIRISAGVKAKAAPSPFRVSSRTPLTARIFRTPVELSGVSLLSMLPYHTATASALLKSKLSVAPHGHAWTLEDCKDDV